A stretch of Paenibacillus peoriae DNA encodes these proteins:
- a CDS encoding GNAT family N-acetyltransferase, which produces MFTYALDERTVLRPLTKEHVQPLFELIEMSRDRLRQWLPWVDSTTEISHTEQFVQGALKQAAENGSLTAGIWIDNELAGIISYHEINWTHRSVSIGYWLGHGYEGQGLMTSACRVFVEYALMELDLHRVEIRSATTNRRSRGIPERLGFVLEGIVREAELLPDGYMNHAVYGMLQNEWKQLR; this is translated from the coding sequence ATGTTTACATATGCGTTGGACGAACGCACAGTCCTTCGGCCGCTCACCAAGGAGCATGTGCAGCCTCTGTTTGAGCTGATCGAAATGTCCCGTGACCGCCTGCGTCAATGGCTTCCATGGGTAGACTCTACCACGGAAATCAGCCACACAGAGCAGTTCGTGCAGGGCGCCTTGAAACAAGCCGCAGAGAACGGTAGTCTGACCGCCGGAATTTGGATAGACAACGAGCTTGCTGGCATCATCAGCTACCATGAGATCAATTGGACTCACCGCTCCGTTAGCATCGGATACTGGCTTGGACACGGGTACGAAGGACAAGGTCTAATGACCAGCGCCTGCCGCGTATTCGTTGAATATGCTTTGATGGAGCTGGACTTGCATCGGGTCGAAATCCGCTCTGCAACGACGAACCGCCGCAGCCGCGGTATTCCGGAACGTTTGGGCTTTGTGCTCGAAGGCATTGTACGCGAAGCGGAATTGCTGCCCGACGGCTACATGAACCACGCAGTGTACGGTATGCTCCAAAATGAATGGAAGCAACTTCGGTAA
- a CDS encoding glutamine--tRNA ligase/YqeY domain fusion protein yields the protein MFYTDYTEERLISVEKPITPPNFIKNVIEEDLRTGKVKEVVTRFPPEPNGYLHIGHAKAIWINFSLGDEFGGRTNLRFDDTNPAKEDTEYVNSIQEDVKWLGYEWEEKHFASNYFEEMYKRAILLIQKGKAYVDDQSADQIRETRGTLTEPGQNSPYRDRSVEDNLKLFEEMRAGKYQNGEKVLRAKIDMASGNINLRDPIIYRISHTAHHNTGDTWCIYPMYSYAHPLEDAIEGVTHSLCSLEFEDQRPLYDWVVAECEMEKVPHQYEFGRLNLSQTVTSKRKLKLLVDEKHVDGWDDPRMPTISGLRRRGYTPEAIRSFVYETGISKAYGVIDLQVLEHFVREDLKLKAPRTMAVIDPLKVVITNYPEGQVEMLEAENNTENPELGTRQIPFSREIYIEREDFMENPPSKYFRLFPGNEVRLKHAYFIKCNDVIKDADGNVTEIHCTYDVETKSGSGFTGRKVKGTIHWVEATQAVPAEFRLYEPLINAEDTEEIEEDASEKTFLDQLNPNSLEIAHGYVEPNMKEAQSQDKFQFFRHGYFSVDPKLSKPGQPVFNRVVSLKSSFQLPKQ from the coding sequence ATGTTTTACACAGATTATACGGAAGAAAGGTTGATTAGCGTGGAGAAGCCGATCACTCCCCCCAATTTTATTAAAAATGTTATTGAAGAAGATCTACGTACGGGTAAGGTAAAGGAGGTTGTTACACGATTTCCGCCTGAACCAAACGGATATTTGCATATTGGACATGCCAAAGCTATCTGGATCAATTTCTCGTTAGGAGATGAATTCGGAGGACGCACCAATCTGCGTTTTGACGACACCAATCCGGCGAAGGAAGACACGGAATACGTGAACTCCATTCAAGAGGACGTGAAGTGGCTCGGTTATGAATGGGAGGAAAAACACTTTGCCTCCAATTATTTCGAAGAAATGTACAAGCGTGCCATCCTGCTGATCCAAAAGGGTAAAGCTTATGTGGATGATCAAAGCGCGGACCAAATCCGTGAAACTCGTGGCACACTGACCGAACCGGGGCAAAATAGTCCTTATCGGGATCGCAGTGTGGAAGATAATCTGAAGCTGTTTGAAGAGATGCGTGCAGGCAAATACCAAAATGGTGAAAAGGTGCTGCGTGCCAAAATTGATATGGCTTCGGGAAACATTAATTTACGTGATCCGATTATTTACCGTATTTCACACACAGCACATCACAATACAGGTGACACATGGTGTATCTATCCAATGTACTCCTATGCTCATCCGCTGGAAGATGCGATTGAGGGAGTAACGCACTCACTCTGTTCGCTGGAATTCGAAGATCAGCGCCCGCTATACGATTGGGTTGTAGCTGAATGTGAGATGGAAAAGGTACCGCACCAATACGAATTTGGGCGGCTGAACCTGTCTCAAACCGTAACCAGCAAACGTAAGCTCAAGCTTCTGGTCGATGAAAAGCACGTAGATGGTTGGGATGATCCGCGTATGCCGACGATTTCCGGTTTACGTCGTCGCGGCTACACGCCGGAGGCCATCCGCAGCTTCGTATATGAGACAGGCATTTCCAAAGCCTACGGAGTCATCGATTTGCAGGTGCTGGAGCATTTTGTACGTGAGGATTTGAAGCTTAAGGCACCTCGCACCATGGCAGTCATAGATCCGTTGAAGGTGGTTATCACAAACTATCCTGAAGGACAAGTTGAAATGCTGGAGGCGGAAAATAATACGGAAAATCCGGAACTCGGTACACGTCAAATTCCGTTTTCCCGGGAAATTTATATCGAGCGTGAGGACTTCATGGAGAATCCGCCGAGCAAATACTTCCGTTTGTTCCCTGGTAATGAAGTACGTCTCAAACATGCTTACTTCATTAAATGCAACGATGTGATTAAGGACGCAGACGGAAATGTAACGGAAATCCACTGTACCTATGATGTAGAAACCAAGAGCGGATCAGGCTTTACTGGACGTAAAGTGAAAGGCACGATCCACTGGGTAGAGGCTACTCAAGCGGTTCCTGCCGAATTCCGTTTGTATGAGCCTTTGATTAACGCAGAGGACACGGAAGAGATTGAAGAGGATGCATCGGAAAAAACATTCCTTGATCAATTGAATCCGAACTCTTTGGAAATTGCTCATGGCTATGTTGAGCCGAACATGAAAGAAGCTCAATCACAGGATAAGTTCCAATTTTTCCGTCATGGTTATTTCAGTGTCGATCCGAAGCTTTCCAAACCGGGCCAGCCTGTATTTAACCGTGTTGTATCGTTGAAAAGCTCTTTCCAATTGCCTAAGCAATAG
- a CDS encoding MFS transporter, with amino-acid sequence MKWLESYPKEVKVFLIASLINSAGSSLMWPLVSMYVFDELNRSMGDAGIAILVQSLGGIFGQVLGGALYHRIGAKKLIVGSLAMNALGLLTLPFTSGHWVAFVIMMGFIGFFNVVSVPAIQAFVGFRFADRRGELFNIIYVANNIGVAVGTGLSGVLADLSYQLSFVMNGVTSAVFAGFFWSYLSRVDREEGEVQLSKSVKKREEIPARLLFRDTRLYLFVGLGSLFLWFGNSIWNTGVSPHIIEQGLPKTMYGLLWTLNGILIFAAQPIIFWIKRLYAHHASTQMTWAGGFYLAAYIVMLGTQNYTGMIFAMVLATLGEMLIAPAVPAFLSDHGGRGAPFYIGLVGGIGAAGRVMGPYIMGKLYDGGGLPPTLWLASGVAVLSILFFVLHSWLNRYRHHSDTLNTMTSKADVPSS; translated from the coding sequence ATGAAATGGTTGGAGTCTTATCCGAAAGAAGTGAAAGTGTTTCTCATTGCCAGCCTGATTAATTCTGCTGGAAGTTCCCTGATGTGGCCGTTGGTTAGCATGTATGTGTTTGACGAGCTAAACCGTAGTATGGGAGATGCAGGAATTGCGATTTTAGTGCAGTCTCTGGGCGGAATTTTTGGTCAAGTGTTGGGCGGAGCCCTCTATCACCGTATTGGAGCCAAGAAACTGATTGTTGGCTCACTCGCGATGAACGCGCTGGGACTTCTCACGCTTCCATTTACCAGTGGTCATTGGGTAGCGTTTGTCATCATGATGGGTTTTATCGGTTTTTTTAATGTTGTATCTGTGCCTGCGATTCAGGCGTTTGTAGGTTTTCGTTTCGCTGACCGTCGTGGAGAGCTGTTTAATATTATTTATGTCGCTAACAATATTGGGGTTGCAGTGGGTACGGGATTGAGTGGCGTGCTGGCGGATCTTTCCTATCAGCTCAGCTTTGTGATGAACGGGGTGACTTCTGCGGTATTTGCCGGATTCTTCTGGTCTTATCTAAGCAGGGTGGATCGGGAAGAGGGGGAAGTACAGCTCAGCAAGTCTGTGAAGAAAAGAGAGGAAATCCCAGCTCGATTGCTGTTTCGTGATACCAGGCTGTATCTCTTTGTAGGATTAGGCTCGCTTTTTTTATGGTTCGGCAATTCGATCTGGAATACAGGAGTGTCCCCCCATATTATTGAGCAGGGCTTGCCTAAAACGATGTATGGGTTACTATGGACACTGAATGGTATCCTTATTTTTGCCGCACAACCCATTATTTTTTGGATAAAACGACTGTACGCTCATCACGCTTCAACGCAAATGACATGGGCCGGAGGATTTTATTTGGCGGCTTATATTGTCATGCTGGGCACACAGAACTATACTGGAATGATATTCGCTATGGTTCTGGCGACCCTGGGAGAAATGCTGATTGCACCTGCGGTTCCAGCATTCCTGTCTGATCATGGAGGTCGGGGTGCACCCTTTTACATTGGGCTTGTGGGGGGCATTGGCGCAGCCGGACGGGTAATGGGGCCTTATATTATGGGGAAGTTGTATGATGGCGGTGGGTTACCGCCTACACTTTGGCTGGCATCAGGCGTAGCGGTGTTGTCGATCCTGTTTTTCGTCCTGCATAGCTGGTTGAACCGTTACCGGCATCATTCGGATACTTTGAATACTATGACGTCCAAGGCGGATGTTCCCAGTTCTTAA
- a CDS encoding GNAT family N-acetyltransferase: MFTSQLLTIRHSEMKDAPDLIALDELVWNERTAPASLSWKSRGEFLRNTPPGSQLVAIEQEVLCGYIGFRPPTLLASNCHVLEINIAVHPAYHRKGIGTALMNSMKDFAAAEGIRKLSLRVLSCNTEALMFYEKSGFAIEGRLHEEFYIAGQFVDDVLMAYFLK, translated from the coding sequence TTGTTTACAAGTCAACTCTTGACGATACGTCATTCGGAGATGAAGGATGCTCCTGATCTGATTGCGCTGGATGAATTGGTATGGAATGAACGCACGGCTCCCGCTTCGCTGTCCTGGAAGTCGCGCGGGGAGTTTCTGCGTAATACGCCTCCAGGCTCTCAACTGGTCGCCATCGAACAGGAAGTACTCTGCGGGTATATTGGATTTCGTCCTCCAACGCTGTTGGCTAGTAATTGTCATGTACTCGAAATAAATATAGCTGTACATCCAGCTTATCATCGCAAAGGTATTGGGACGGCACTCATGAACTCCATGAAGGACTTTGCAGCCGCCGAGGGCATACGCAAGTTGAGTTTGCGTGTACTCTCATGCAACACGGAAGCCCTTATGTTTTATGAAAAAAGTGGTTTCGCGATTGAAGGACGTTTGCATGAGGAGTTTTACATAGCAGGCCAATTCGTAGATGATGTGTTAATGGCCTATTTCTTAAAATAG